A segment of the Daphnia pulex isolate KAP4 chromosome 10, ASM2113471v1 genome:
aatgctcTTCTCAAATTGTAATTGACCAATTGTTTCGAAATTGGCCtcactgtttttttgtttttttttatttctcctcgatccttcaaataattattttttattttttttaattagcgctttttttcaaattccattttATTATGTATATGACGTAATGGGCTCTGGTGCGCTGAGCCCGTGCGGCCGGTTCTatgggttattattattattttttttttgttaatccGCTCCAGTTAACGAGGCGACATTATATAACTAACTGCTATGTATTAGGCCAACAGCGATAAACCAAAATGCTACCCGGCCGTCATGAGCCCCGCGCTCGAGCCGACGATAACAATTCATTAATATTCTGCTGCCcattgaaatgttatttttcttctttttttttctcctagaCACGATTCATTATATGCCGAAGcgcatattatttttatttttccttatttttttattgctcgAGGAAAAATCTGCTGTCGTAATCACATTTCCAACTGCGCATGCGCAGCGACGCATCGATACCAGCGATTGGCCGGAAATAAATATGGCAAACATAAAAGTGTTGATTGAATAACAGAAAGCTATAGCCCATAGTAACTTTATATATGACTCATCATATTCAGTCATCTATGCCAATGTCACCATTAAAAGATTTGCGCATGATTGTGTCTGGCTCAACTTCGACTCGCAAATGGACCAAGCGAGTCGCAACAATGTCGACATTTCCCACGACCCCCTTTGCTTGTTCATTTCCCATCGTCTCTGTTTTACACTTCCCTTTTCCTGAATATATGCGCATGTCCCATATAATACGGATGATTGTGGATAATGCGCAAATGGACCTTTTGACCTGGAGTCAATTACTATTTGAAACGGAGAGAGCgagcaaaacaaaagggaaatctCATcgcggataaaaaaaaaagttgatgacGTGCAAACTGCGCCACAATTCGGCACGTGGACTGAAAAGGTCCCATAGCGTTTAGCTAGGATTAATAAGGATGCGCATGGAGAGGGCCATGTTGTGTCTAGTAATCTTGGAGTCTTATCCTGGTCGGCCGTGTGCTCAGTCGAGCTCAAACTGCTCCTCCACGTTCAATGCAGCACCAAAGTTGCAATAAAAGGTCATCGATATTCATCACGTCATCGATGAAAGGCCCTACAATCTGCACCGGGGTGGGaaatatcaaaagagaaaaagtcaagtcaaaagaatatttatttagGAAGGTGAtgcagaaatgaaaaaaggggggagagacggacggacgagAAGGGATAGGTCACGCGGCCCCCATCCAGTCGACGAAGCACGGAGGGCGCTAAACGGCCGTTTATCGTCGCAATTTCGGCTCATTAAACCCCGCTGACtggctggtgtgtgtgtgtttgggaGGGGAGGAGGATGCCACACGTCCACCACCGTCAAGCCCCATGTATCACGACCCACTTTGGGGAAATACTGTACACAGTTTCTTctcttgaataataataataacaacgagGGGTAGTCGACTCATGATTTGGGTGTacgaatatttaaatataaatatattttttcttattttttcatattttttattttttcatatttttttcaaattttttcatatttttcatattttttcgtattttcccatatttttcagtattttccatattttttcatattttttcatattttcccatatttttccttatattttactattttgtgCTAGAAAAGCAAGAAAACTAGCTGCAGCCACCATATTTAACTCATTTATCTGAGTAGAATGGATTGAAAtagggaaatgtaaaaaatttacagCGTTCccaaaattgggaaatttcaGAATGTACTATGATTGAGGTTTTATTGCCAAATAAACATGTCAGTTGCATGACTGATGTTGTTATTAGGTAAAAACTGTCAATTTCAAGTTGTAATAGTCTATATATAGCCTGTaaatactgtttttttttttaattttcaccgctgtcactttttttccagattttgtaaaaatcttattctttcaaaataatttcaaatggtatcgattttaaagtaaaaacgATATTTTCGTATAGCTAATAGCTATCGTTTCCCAGAAAATTcctatagggctgttcgaaatattttttcacatttcgcGGCATCCATCGCGGCAACGCAGCAGTCGTTGGAAGTTTTTAGCTAGAGAGCCTCAGGCATTGCACCCCGCTTTGTCTGACCCATCCGATCCGACCACCCCACCTCACCCCCAGCCCAAAACCCACCCAGACAAAGGGAGGCACAATGCAGATGCCTTAGGCTCTCCAGCAGATGAAAACTTCCAACGACTGCTGCGTTGCCGCGATGGAtacaaatgtgaaaaaacATGTCGAACATCCCTATCTCATGTGATCTGATTTCTGTTTGCGCGGATATATGATGATTTCGTGGGATCTAGCTATATTAAGTTTGGAAattatgtgttttttatttttatattttttatattttttcgtatttttcgtattttttcgtattttttcatatttttcattaaaaatatggGGGTGTACGAATATTTTTTCGAGTCGACTACCCCTCGAATAACAAACTCTCTTTCAGTGATTTCTCTCTAACGCTCGTCGGCTTGTATACACACAAGAGCGTgcagcatctttttttcttatcccttttcaaatttccccgcgtatacatacacacacacacgacccGCGTTCTTGTGTGTAGCTATTGTGCCTCGCGCCTAGCGTCGCCAGTTTCCCTCCGGGACTTTTGGGGTTTAACTAAAATGAGGGAGTGtgcataataaatttttggggGTTCGGAGAAAGGTTATATATAggttaagtattttttcgcgCAATGTAGGGTGATTGCTCGGCGCTTATTATAAACATCATTTTGGGGTGTAACTGTAATCCAGGAGCACgcctaacttttttttttcggttaccttttgaccattttcaaaacttgtaTCATTTGGATCCCTATCATGTTGGAATTGAAGACATTGAATGCAACTTTAAAGCCGGACTATCTAGgcaacacattttgttttataatgAAGAGAGGGcagaattttcttcaactcaCTTATAGATTAGCGAAGTGTGATTTATGGATCAACTTAGTTGAGTAGCCTAGTGAATTTCTTACGAAGCATTCTAAGTAAATTTATGCAACCAACTCCGCGGATCTACTCAGCGGATTATCCTCCACGGATAACCAATTCCattcgtcatcatttttctaaaatcatttctcaTGACCGAAATGTTAAGCTCTATGTACCGCTTTTCTATTCGAAACTCGGTGTCGTTGGATAGCTGTCACaagcaggggtatggagagaaatcGAACAAAGGTTTTATATAGCAAACCGCAATTGGTTGTATTGAATTCCAACTCGTAACACGTAGTTATACAATGCCAAGAATGAGGGTAGTAAAGCCATTATTTTAAGACAATAAGACTAGTTTTATCATATGAATACTCTCATTCCAGTTCACAAAAACGCTGAAATAAGAACAATTGAGAGAAACTGAGTTTGTGTTGCGGTAGACGACGTCAAACAAaaggacggagaagaagaacggaTGGGTGCTGAGTCCGAGGAAGCAAAAGATGAGGTAAACGACGTGGTAGACAATCTCCGTGTCCGTGCAGATTTGTCTGACGCTCCGCTGGAATGTCCCGGCGTTGCCCATGATGCTCAGCAGATGGACGCCCTTCAACACTACCGCGGCGGTGCCAAGGAGCATCAGTGTGGGTTGAGGGCCGGCTGAGCAAATAAGCCGGAGGATGACTGTCATGACGAGAGTCCTGATACCCGACGGTTTGGGTAACGTGATGGCCACAGCGGCGGATAGGAGCATGACGGCCCAGATGAGACCTgaattaataaacaaaaaagatcgttgaaaagatggaaatgggaGTCACTGTTTAAAGGTGTGCAGACCTGAGAGGTGAGTGCGAGGATCAGGAGCCGGTCCGTCAGTGTCAAACGGGTAAAAGAAGGCGACAATCAAGTTGATAATGACGGCCAAATTGAAGAGGATTTGACTCCAGATGGACATGTGCGAGCTGACCCAAAAGAGGAACGGCTGTCCGCGCAATTTCTTCTGCCATTTCATCTCGTCAAACATGTCGTCGACTCCTTCGAAGAAGGCGGCCACTTTCGATCCCTGGTCGTCGCGCTCCGCCGTGTGGAAGACGCGCACTTTCGTGTCGTTGGTCAAATACTCGCACATTTCCGGAATGGGGAAGACAATCTGCTCCATCGTCCGGTCGTGACGGACAATTTCGATTTGCGCCGTGTGATTGGCGTAGCACTGCAGGGCCGCATCACCGCTAACTCCGTCCACTGGCGGCGGTTTCATCAGGGCGGCCAATTCTTTGTTGTGCTGCGCCAATTGGTGgcacaaaatgtaaatgttctGGCCGACTTCTTTGGGACTGGCCGCCTCTTCTCCACCGACCAACTTTTGGTGATAGGCTTTGCAGGCAACGTCCACCAATTGGCGAGGATTCATGTTGTACAGGATCCTTTCCGCGTTCTCGCTTTCGCCACGACTCTCCAtgacggccagcaacaacttggaggcgttgtttttcaactctaAAACAAGATCCATTCTCCGTTGTCCTAAATAATTGATACAATAATTAttagaatcaaatggaatgaaaggaaattgttacctaatggattgatgtcggtaagaagaagagcctTGATGATGTCCAGTCCATTCGACTCGTGAGTGGCGATgcagttttggttttcgtGACAAGGTCCTTGGCACTATTCCGTCAATGTTTCCAGGGTTTGGTTGATGAGGGTGACGTTGTGCTCATTAATGTAGAGGCCGAGCAGACCCAGTTCGCCCGTCGTCGATCCGCAAATGCAGTCGATGAACATGAGTGTCTCTGACACTAAATTGtaactgtttttgttggacTGGGCCCGCAAAAAGTTCTGCAGGTCTCGATTGTGATTCTCACACAGCAACTGCAGGAAGCGGAAGACGGGCAGCATTACCAGAACCTTGGCCGAAAACTTGGACTCCATGTCCGAATCAGTTGCCGTAGTTAACTATAAGGGcgaattacatttatttttgtaagaattttaataaaatcacgaattcaagttttgttgtaccgatttgggttgttgttgttgtctcaccAAGTCCTCCAGCGTCGAGTTGACACTACTCAACGTCGTTGTAGTCGAATCATCCAACCTGGAGCTGTTCCTCGAGTCACTGTAAGGATCCATGCGCTCCCCTACAGTGACGTTACCGTTTGATGCTCTTGTGGACATCATGCGTTGATGTCGAGAGTGAGTCAGCATTCTTGTTGAGgacaatcttgattttaagatCCTTACCTCTGTCCAACTTGCTTGGGTCAGTCAGGGATTCATAACGGATCTTGTCTAGGGCATTTGAGGAGTTGGAGATCGACTATAGAAGGTGTTGATAATCAAGCTCATAAGCTGAGCAATCTTGGCCTGGAATGTGAAAGTCTCAGCTTCGTCTTCCATTTGAACTTCTCCAGGcatctaaaaaggaaaaagaaatatttcagtaagaaatgtttgtcaattGTTGTAGATCAcactcaaaaattgaaattctacatATCTATATGGACTTGAGgcataccaaaaaatgtgtaaataaccaatttgtttgtctaaaCACATAGGAAAACTTGCTTTGCTTTAGAAgatatgttgttgttattttattattttaattgttttattttattttattgttattttttattttaagtttaagtttaatAACATTCAAACCATGTTcaaacgtaaacaaacaaaccggaCGCTTTTTTTGGATCTACATGTATGTATAAGGCCGCCGGACAGTCGTTAAACTTAAAACTACTACCGAACTCACTTCTAGTAGGCCTGGAAACTAGCTTCTTGGGTTGACGCGCTTCAAGCCGGGAAAATGAGCCCCAATGTGGCGCATCTAGCGGCATAAAATAAAGATTAGTGCGTCTTTGGCGGGAATAGCGGTGGCCATCGAAAGCTAGTGGCGCGTTTTTGGCGACTGCGATTTTACAGGGAAAACGCTGTGTAAAAACACAGATACCCCTGGAAATTACATCTATCTGAAAGAGATTTCTGCGAGCAATCTATGTCTATAAAAAGTGAAGGCATTTTGCGTAACATTTCCGTACGTTTCGTGTTGAAGAATACAACCTTTTTTCGTACGTTTGAATAGCGATTTGTATCGTAGCGGTGGCGTGTCGAAACTGAGCCTCGTTCGACTGTGACTAGAATCCCTACGGGAAATTATTCGCTGTTGCTATAGCGCTAGCGGGCTGGCCCCTTTCGTCGTCggctccatcatcatcactggTCATCCTTTTGCCTGCCATATAAATATCGTATAAATACATCAGGTCGGCGCttaagcacacacacatcagacGCACAGCCCCATGCATTTAGATTTATATATATCATCATATAGGCTACAAAACACCAAAGCGGCCTATACATGTCCTTGCGGTTTCCTGTGTAATCCTCGTCCCCAGCAACTTATTCTCTCAATAGATTCcatctttctttctatccTCCACACTGACGCGggatattatatatttctgtATATGATGGTGGGGCCTCATTCAATAATCAACGACGGTCGGCCGACCGACAGACCGACGTCTTTTGTTGTTCCCTGGCGTTTTGATTAAAAGTCAATCCTCTGCTGCTGTACTCGGCGCGGTGATGAGAGGCGAAAACACCTCCGGTTCGTGATAAACAAGGACGACGCCTTTTGCACCATATTTACCACAGTCCACACCCTATATACTTTGATCCTTTGTGTGTTGGTAGAtgcaaataaacaaattcacaCCATCGCGCGTATTAATATACGAAGCTACATAAGCAAACGTAATGACAGCTCATTTTCTAAAGCTGTCAACTCAAAATCATGGATAAGGACCCCTAGGCGTTCAATTTTTGATATGAACCAATATCCTGTTGTGGGTTTATATACTACGACGTCGGTATTGACTTGACAACCTGCGCTTTATATTACTTGCGCTTATATTAGCGGGGGGTTTATTAGCTTTTAAATTTTGCCGCTCACGCACGGGAGCTATATACGACCCATAGCCTATTCTTGATTGTTTTCAAAGTTGATGTTCAAGTCGATTTATTAAATCTCCTggaaattgaataataatcgtaaaaaaaaaagcaaaataaaaaaaggaagaaaagtgaaagacATGCGCGTTATTATTTGGTTCTTatcaaaaggatttttcttaTATCCCCTCTTATATTAGATGGAAAGATTTCTTCAATAACATCATCGTGCAAGCGCTGTATTAtcccgtctcttttttctttcggtcgCCTTATTCTTTTTGCCGTTGGCGTCGACGCTCACGACGCTGAGCACGTCATTGCTTCGCGACTGCACCCAAGGAGTGTAAGGAGAGGATGGGGATGGGGTAGATTAAGCGATTAGATTGGATCTCGGGCCGGGGCGCTGGTTATATAGGACTCGAAAAAGGAGCGCGCGATTGGCCGTCGTCATGACAACACAAGTCgaggtttcttcttcttcttccttccttccttccgttttctttttcttccgctttctcgtctttttttttatttatttttttccaaatcagATGTTACAGGGCGGGAGAAGAAGGCAGATATATAGAGGGGGTGTATCGGGACTATATACACATAGCGCGTGAGAGTGTTGGCAGCAGGGAGGGGCCGGCATATAATAGAGGCGAAATTCACACAGCTCGACATCCGCTCCACTGATATATAGGGCCCCATATTCGTTTAGATGTGTACAACCAGACACAtcccctcttctctcttcttcttcatattcCCATCAACCCACCCCACCGACGCTATTATATAACCACCACCATAGAGAGAGCGGCCTATATATAAACACCGCAAGAACAGCTATCCTACACACGGCCATAATAGAGAGAAAGATGCTGCCCTTTTCCCTCTTGATCTAAGCAATAGAAAAGTGTGTGTGATGGGGAACTGTAGGGAGCTGGGAGAGGAGGTTATAAAGCTCTTTGATGTTATTAACACATACACAGGAGCGGCATCAGGGCAAAGCAATTCaaaatggctgctgctgctcggctCCTGCCGGGTCGTCGGTCTCGTGATATAGATATAATAGAATGGGTCCGTGATAAAAGGCGCTGCCCTGTTTGCTTTCATTAAAGGCCCATATCTCCGGCCCTGGTCTCCAGCGCAACTACACCAGAGGATATATTGAATAAACCAGCAGCAAgtaagtagagagagagaggcaatCAAAAGGACGACGACGTCCTGTGAGCGCAAATGTGTTGATTATTAGCAGCGGGAATAGAATCTGAATCGGAGGACTTGATTACGACCATCACCAAGTGACAGCAATTGAATTGATTAGAGAGTCGCAAATATTCCGTTCCATTAGAGGCCGCGATAGTCACTTTGGCAGGATCCACTTCGACCACAAGAGTTTGGATGTCCGCCCGGCTGTGGGCTCGAAGTGGCAACAGGGAACGGTTGAGATGTTCGTGAATTTGTTTGGCATTCACGTAATATCTTTGAATACCAAATAGTAAACCAGGGGACGTTCGTATAGGAATGTCgaatttttctaaaagatTACTGGCCGATTGGTAGACGAATTTTGACCAGTCGCTTTGATTCACCGAAACGGCCAGAGcgattattccttttttcgaGAACGTAGTGCCATTTTTCGGATGTGATTCCCGACCAATTTCCATGTGTGGCGATCAAATTTTCAGACAAATTCGGTAGGACAACGACGATCCACTTTTTGGTATCGTATTTGTCTTCGAGGAAGTTGAGCAGAGAATCGGCAATAGATTTTATACCGCGGGACGTTTGGCTTTTCATAATTTTGCGCATCTCTTGGCTGACGTTTTTCTCATCCGCTTGACAGTCGATGACCATGTCGTCGAGCCTCTTAGTCAATTTAATCGTTGACGTCAGGATAAAATTCTTGAAATGCGaactgaattttaaattttagtcgACGAATTTAGTTCAAATTGATTCATGTGAAACTCACCTGTCCAGCTCTGTTAAGTTCCTCATTCTTTGGTACTCACCGCGCACCCAAAGTCCGGTCATAACTATGCTCATTATGAACTTGATTTTCTTGTGCAATTGTCGCCCATGGCACTGCCCATAATGAGGGAAAATTAACCAAAACGGAAGTTTGAtcttataaatttttatctgTACGTTACTTACTCCGATAGAGTCTAGCATGACGGCCATAATATCCGGATTGAAAGCGTTTTGCCCCAGCAATCCGTCGACAATGACACTGATGCTGCTGGTGAGACTGGCCGCTTCCCTCATGAAAATGTGTCGATTGTTTTCGTCAGGATGTTCAAGGTACTGATGCAAAGCCAATAAGCTTTGCTTAATTTTCTCCTCGTGTTGGGAGTAGCCCATGAGCAATCCCGTCAATTTGATTTCTCTGTTGATTGTTTTCAGCTCTCCTTTGTGGTATTCAAATTCACTTTGGATCCGCCCAAAATGCGTAATCTTTTCTTTGTGATCTTTATCGTCGCCCTCATTGTCAAATGATTGTCTGACATTTGTCGTTATGAAATCGGTTAGAGACATCACAATTTACAAGTATCACTTCCATGTTTAAATTTTGCCTTGGTATTATACTTTGGTTCGAGGAGGAACGAAGCACCGACGTTAGTTTGAATTTACCATAGCCCGAATCGGTCATAAGCAGCGATGACGCTAGACAAGTTAGTAAAACCCACGCTTGAAATAGGAATAACGTTACTTCAGTTTGAATCACAGCCATCactcttgtttttattctaaatGCGTCAATACGTTCACTCGATATGCTTGGCGGTAACAGAACAACGAAATTTCTGTAGACTCGGACTGGACTTAAAGATAATGCCAACGTTTGCTTTGGGTTCTGGGAAAATAATCGGACGAGTTCATTAACACATGTCGTGTTTTCTACAGGAGAAAAACTAAGGTAAACTATTCTCGGAGGCTTTTTTGATGGAGGTCGGGTCTATCTTCTGCTGATTTATttgaggaaagaaaatgattgggtTTTGCTTCAGAGTTTGACATGACAGCGCGTGctaaaacaaggaaaatttgCCTATATGTCTTGACGATTGTGTTGAATAAAACCGAATCAAACGTTTGGTCCTGAAACTCTTAATCAGGACAGGAAATTACCTCTTCCAATTCTGTTCCGCTTCCGATTAAGAACTCGTTTGTTGAAATtcacgcttcttttttttccgtggTTTCCACACAAACATACTGCGCACAGTATTAATAACTGCAAATATTTCCGCTACTTGAGAACAGCTAAAGAAATCGAAAGTGTCAGACGAATGACGGACTCTAgtcgtcaaaataaatttaacctTGGACTAGGCATCTGTGGGAAACACAATCTCCCTGTTTACGGCAGACGAACTTTGCGGAAGTAGATCCCaaaaaattccattaaaaaatgATCATACCAGGAGGGATAAAGGTATGTTGatatttccaattttgtcGAACTTAATAGCAGGTAGAGAAATTTCAGCAGGTAACACATACCCAGCAGAAAAATCTAATAATGTCTCCTGCGATGGCAAAACAGCTTCAGCTATgcattttctatcaatttttgATGAAGAATTCAtgattcttctgttttttttctggatttctGAAATGAATGTAAGAAATgttagaattttcaaaataaatcagcATACAATTCCAAACTTATGACTTATGATGAAGGGAAAGATGAGACTCATGGGAGGCACAACATTCCAAGATATTTGAAATTAGTTATTATTGATATactcaatatttatttaccaAATAACACTAAACAACTGGAAACACCGAAATAGAGCAAAGGGGACGagaattttttctcaatttcaatttccaaacCGTTCCAAAGTCGAAAAACTGAAACTCCAAGAGTCCAAGCCAATGTCCAAAACCATGTGCCATACTGCCATGTCCATAGCTAATAGCCGCCTTGGTAATCGGAGTTGGTAATGAGAAAAATCTTGGGCGGCTGATTGCACCAAATGGTCAATTATTGTTTGGCTTAAAAACTAAGATAATTACAGATTTGATTACCGTTGATAATGAAGATTCGGCGAATATTTTCCGGATAATTTGATTCGTAATTCTTCGTCTGTTCACGTCCCGCGTCCATAACTATAGCGCGAAATCAATTTGCACATCCCTTACATTGTCTGGCCATTTAAGTattaatttcaaatagttGCTGCCGTCACATACCTGGCTTGTAAGAAATTTGCCTCATTGAGAGACCCATCATGTCAGCGATGAACGTCATTTGgcagttttgattttctccggTGCGCAAACTCTCTTCCCGCATTTCCTTGTTGATCCTTTCCGTCATGTACGTTTGGTATCGcatgaaatcttttttctcgacCGACTGCAAAATTCCTCGTAAATCCATTTGTCCCTGAGCGCAAACATAAACTGCATACCCatacaagaaaaattagaTCTAGCAACACTCGTATTATATAATCCAaatgtctttttaaaaaattatgactgaatatctttttttgttgttgttaaaacacaaaaataatccTGACCAGGACTGTGGAGTTTGTCATATCCAATTTTcccaaaggaaaaatatttgaggAGAACTCGGGAGAACTTCATGAGGAgtccattttaaaatgtcgTCGATTCCATTTGCTTGTCGCCACGCCAGTGACTAAGTATAAGCgagttgattttaaaaatttaaacatttcgcaatttaaattttcaatttttacgtaataatagaaatttttttaactgtgaAAAGAACTTCCACTCAATTAAAGACACAGCTATTGTGGATTATGTTATTACTaacaaataaaaggggaagTAAATAAGGGATATTCtcttaattaattcatttagaatagaaaaaaaaaaacaacaaaattagcTGGTTGATTTCAACCGCTAAATATGGTCGCCTAAGGAAAATATGAGGGCAATGGTCACAGTCGCTACCGTTTTAGTATTCAAAAAGGCACACAAGACACGGCTCAAACTTGATAAAACACGCAGGAACTTGATAAGTTTGAAGGCCAAATGTTCTGCCGCAGCAGAAACGActactttccattttttccggTCCTTTTCTCTGAACCTTTGGAAAATGAACAGGCACATACAGTTAAATATGTCCGATTATCGACAAGACATCGTACCTAATTGTGCTGGGTTAACTTGACATTTTCACTTTAATGATAGTGAAATAACTAATGTTTAATATTCACACTATTGACGGAGTGTGTTTACTTGGAGAAGACTCTTCCATCAATGGTGGGCAGCTTATCTTCCAAGAATTATTTCCACGCCATTGAGAGGTGCTGAAGCAAATAAAACTTTAGAAGTAAAGAAAAGATTCCATTACCAACGGAGTGCTCAATTAACCATTACTGGTCGAGTCTCTTAACTAACCAAGAATCAAAACGCCAAATATGTTCCATGGAACTTATCATTTATGAGTGATACAGTCGTAATTCGTTTCGTCCGTCTCAAATCTAACCCAATGCACtccttcagaaaaaaaagaaaaattcagagccgcaacaattaaacaaaaatgttcacaataaaaaatgtgaaaaattcaTACGTAACGTTAAGTAATCAGTATCGATACGCAATTTGCTGAAATTCTCCCCCAATCACGTTCAGAGGTGCGGAATCAGTAAAAACAGAAtcggaataataaatatttatcaatCGAGCGCTGGGATTTGATTCAAGCAGTATAAATGAGTAATAGTATCAAATaatagttcattttttttcatgaataaTATCAACATTTTTAGTAGTGAACATTATTGGTGGCAACTTAAGCTTCGTtaggaatttaaatttgtccGGCTATCGAAAAGACATCGGAATGTATTAAACTAGATTAACTCAACATTTTCACTTGGTGGAACTCTAGTAAATAAACGTTTATTATTCACACCAATGATGGCATGTAATTTGCATGGAAAAGACTTTTCCATTAACTGATGGCAGTTTCACTTCTATAGAATATTTTGTCGATGAATGGGACTTCGTCAAATATAGCTATAGAAGCAAAATATCTGCATCTCCCTCTTAAACGGAGGGCCATTTGGGCAATATCAGACGAGTCTACTCTAactgagaagaaaaaatgtcaaatatgGACCGTCAGTCAGCATTAATGAGTGATGCTGCCGTAATCCGTTTCGTCCGTCTCAAATCTAACTCAATGCACtccttcagaaaaaaaaaagaaaaattc
Coding sequences within it:
- the LOC124204896 gene encoding LOW QUALITY PROTEIN: inositol 1,4,5-trisphosphate receptor-like (The sequence of the model RefSeq protein was modified relative to this genomic sequence to represent the inferred CDS: substituted 1 base at 1 genomic stop codon); the protein is MLTHSRHQRMMSTRASNGNVTVGERMDPYSDSRNSSRLDDSTTTTLSSVNSTLEDLVRQQQQPKSLTTATDSDMESKFSAKVLVMLPVFRFLQLLCENHNRDLQNFLRAQSNKNSYNLVSETLMFIDCICGSTTGELGLLGLYINEHNVTLINQTLETLTEXCQGPCHENQNCIATHESNGLDIIKALLLTDINPLGQRRMDLVLELKNNASKLLLAVMESRGESENAERILYNMNPRQLVDVACKAYHQKLVGGEEAASPKEVGQNIYILCHQLAQHNKELAALMKPPPVDGVSGDAALQCYANHTAQIEIVRHDRTMEQIVFPIPEMCEYLTNDTKVRVFHTAERDDQGSKVAAFFEGVDDMFDEMKWQKKLRGQPFLFWVSSHMSIWSQILFNLAVIINLIVAFFYPFDTDGPAPDPRTHLSGLIWAVMLLSAAVAITLPKPSGIRTLVMTVILRLICSAGPQPTLMLLGTAAVVLKGVHLLSIMGNAGTFQRSVRQICTDTEIVYHVVYLIFCFLGLSTHPFFFSVLLFDVVYRNTNSVSLNCSYFSVFVNWNESIHMIKLVLLS
- the LOC124204897 gene encoding uncharacterized protein LOC124204897 isoform X1, with translation MSLTDFITTNVRQSFDNEGDDKDHKEKITHFGRIQSEFEYHKGELKTINREIKLTGLLMGYSQHEEKIKQSLLALHQYLEHPDENNRHIFMREAASLTSSISVIVDGLLGQNAFNPDIMAVMLDSIGVSNVQIKIYKIKLPFWLIFPHYGQCHGRQLHKKIKFIMSIVMTGLWVRGEYQRMRNLTELDSSHFKNFILTSTIKLTKRLDDMVIDCQADEKNVSQEMRKIMKSQTSRGIKSIADSLLNFLEDKYDTKKWIVVVLPNLSENLIATHGNWSGITSEKWHYVLEKRNNRSGRFGESKRLVKIRLPIGQ
- the LOC124204897 gene encoding uncharacterized protein LOC124204897 isoform X2 → MSLTDFITTNVRQSFDNEGDDKDHKEKITHFGRIQSEFEYHKGELKTINREIKLTGLLMGYSQHEEKIKQSLLALHQYLEHPDENNRHIFMREAASLTSSISVIVDGLLGQNAFNPDIMAVMLDSIGCHGRQLHKKIKFIMSIVMTGLWVRGEYQRMRNLTELDSSHFKNFILTSTIKLTKRLDDMVIDCQADEKNVSQEMRKIMKSQTSRGIKSIADSLLNFLEDKYDTKKWIVVVLPNLSENLIATHGNWSGITSEKWHYVLEKRNNRSGRFGESKRLVKIRLPIGQ